In the genome of Synechococcus sp. UW179A, the window GAACCAGACCTGCCACATAAGCCGCAAGCAAAGAGCTGCCGCCTAGCAGTGAAGTACCACCACTCAGCACCATCAGCAAGGCGAGGCTGACCACCGGCAACATTTGGGTCTGGTTCAGCCCCATGCGTGTTCCCAGCAACTGCACCGTGAGGCTGCCGCCGAGGAAGCCAATCAGAATCCCAAGCAGGAACTGACGGACCAAATCGGTTACGAGCACTCCAGCTCCGACACCCTCACCACCGGCCAGTGCTAGAGCCAGTCCGGCGAGAACGACAGCAATGGGATCGTTGAACCCCGACTCGCACTCGATCAGATCCGTTAGCGGCTTCGGCAGACGGCCTTGGAGAGGACGCAGCAAAGCCAGAACAGCCGAGGCGTCGGTGCTCGCGACCATGGCGCCAACGAAAAGGCTGCGAGGGAGCAGGACGGAGATCGACTCCGTGCCTTGCGACAGACCGAAGCCGAGGACCACCAGCGTGATCAGAGCGGCCGTGATCAAGACGCCGATGGTGGCCAGACGAGCCGCTGAAGGAATCACGCCACGCACTTGCTGCCAGTTCGTGGTGAGACCTCCGAAAAACAGCACAAGCACCAGAGCCGCCTGAGTGATCTGCTTGGCCTGATCAATGCTCAGCAGTGTGATTTCGTGGCTGCCTGCCACATCCACGTGATTTTCAATCAGCAGACCGAGCAGCAGCAC includes:
- a CDS encoding cation:proton antiporter encodes the protein MDNGLSLYLVAFGGLLLVAVLLDDLAARVRVPGILMVLLLGLLIENHVDVAGSHEITLLSIDQAKQITQAALVLVLFFGGLTTNWQQVRGVIPSAARLATIGVLITAALITLVVLGFGLSQGTESISVLLPRSLFVGAMVASTDASAVLALLRPLQGRLPKPLTDLIECESGFNDPIAVVLAGLALALAGGEGVGAGVLVTDLVRQFLLGILIGFLGGSLTVQLLGTRMGLNQTQMLPVVSLALLMVLSGGTSLLGGSSLLAAYVAGLVLGNSADLDQNCLEEAHSSYAKMAELLLFLCMGLVVNPQDVVKSAALAFVLFLVMQLVRLLMVQILLWRTPFSSGERIFVCWAGLRGAVPIAMAIQAWSTPGVSWGLAMPPLALAVVLYGLFIQGFALVPMARKMNLTLPLEDTDPSIAS